The window AACCAGAGACCTCCTCCAAGAACCAGGAGTATTATCAGAAATATCAATGCAAATATTCTTGCACCAGGTCCTACTCGAGTATAATTATCAGGCATTTATTTCCCTCCTGTATTTTCTTATATAGCCCTGAATAGATATCTCATCAATAGAATTTATTTCTTCTTTAATGCATTGTTTCTTATATTCCGACATCTTTCTATCTTTAAGGTTTTCTAGAACTTTTGTTTCTTTTTTGGCTGCTAAAAAACTGTCAATCGCATTGTTTTTTTTCTCTTCAAGCTTTTCCCTATGTTTATGTAAAATAGCATTTTCTTGAGATAACCTTTCTCTATAAATAGAAATAGCATAGAGCATATTATTAAGTTCTTCAGATTTAATAGAAAAATCATTTATTCTTATCAGAGATTTTTTTATATTATCAATAATTTGATATTCTATCTTGTTACATTCCGATATTATCTTTCCAAGTTCTTCCTTTTTTTGCTCTTCGATATATTTTTTTAGAGTTAAAATTCTGTTTAAAGGAAAGTCAAACCTTTTCACCCAGAGAAACCTCCATATCAGCCAGAGTAAACAGCCTGTTAACCGTATCAGAAAGAGGGGCTTTATCATCTATTTGCTGAGAAAGAAAAGCTCTTATCTCTGGCATCTTTTCAATCGCCATATCTATATCAGGATTACTGCCTTTTACGTATGCTCCAACATTTATTAAATCTTCTGCTTCCCTATAAGCCGCTATCCATTGTAATACTTTCCTAGCTGCAGATCTCAAGTCGGGAGAAACCACTTTATTAGCTAAACGGGATACAGAATTCAATACATCTATTGCAGGATATTGTTGTCGTTGTGCTATTTTTCTGTCTAATACGATATGTCCATCCAAAATTCCTCTAACAGTATCGGATACGGGCTCATCCATATCATCACCTTCAACTAGAACAGAGAAGAAACCAGTTATAGTTCCTTTGTCAGAAGTACCACACCTTTCCAATAATTTTGGAAGAGTAGAAAATACAGACGGAGTAAACCCTCTTGTTGCAGGAGCTTCTCCCAGAGAAAGACCTATTTCTCTCAAAGCTCTTGCAAATCGTGTAACAGAATCAAAAAGAAGCATAACATCCTTCCCTTGATCCCTAAAGTATTCTGCTATAGCTACAGCAACATACGCACCTCTATATCTTGCTATAGCGGGGGTATCGGAAGTAGATACGATAATAACAGAACGCTTTAACCCCTCTATGCCCAAATCATTTTTTATAAACTCAGAGACCTCTCTGCCTCGTTCTCCTATCAAGGCAATAACATTTACATCAGCGTTGGTGTTTCTAGCTATCATTCCCAACAGCGTGGATTTTCCAACTCCACTACCAGCAAAAATACCAACTCTCTGCCCTTTACCCACAGAGAGAAGGCCATCTATTGCCCTTATACCAGTTACAATTTGAGAATCTATATCTTTTCTTTTTAATAAATCAGGTGGAGCAGAAATAACAGACTGATACAAATTGGCAGGAATATTTCCCCTATCATCAATAGGTTCGCCTCTTGCATTTAGAACTCTACCCAACAGTTTATCAGAAACCTTAACTGACAATGGCCTACCACTTGCCTCTATTATATCTCCAACTTGTATTCCAGCTGGATCGGAATATGGCATAAGAATAGTTGTATTATCTTTGAGCCCTATCACCTCTGCAATAACACAATTATCAGCAGAAGAGTTTGAATATATCTTACACAACTCGCCTACCATGGATATTGGGCCCTTCCCAACAATCTTCATTCCCTCTATGGCCCTAACTCTGCC is drawn from Spirochaetia bacterium 38H-sp and contains these coding sequences:
- a CDS encoding FliI/YscN family ATPase, with amino-acid sequence MIERYISLVEKTNTVKCRGRVRAIEGMKIVGKGPISMVGELCKIYSNSSADNCVIAEVIGLKDNTTILMPYSDPAGIQVGDIIEASGRPLSVKVSDKLLGRVLNARGEPIDDRGNIPANLYQSVISAPPDLLKRKDIDSQIVTGIRAIDGLLSVGKGQRVGIFAGSGVGKSTLLGMIARNTNADVNVIALIGERGREVSEFIKNDLGIEGLKRSVIIVSTSDTPAIARYRGAYVAVAIAEYFRDQGKDVMLLFDSVTRFARALREIGLSLGEAPATRGFTPSVFSTLPKLLERCGTSDKGTITGFFSVLVEGDDMDEPVSDTVRGILDGHIVLDRKIAQRQQYPAIDVLNSVSRLANKVVSPDLRSAARKVLQWIAAYREAEDLINVGAYVKGSNPDIDMAIEKMPEIRAFLSQQIDDKAPLSDTVNRLFTLADMEVSLGEKV